A region of the Hyla sarda isolate aHylSar1 unplaced genomic scaffold, aHylSar1.hap1 scaffold_3457, whole genome shotgun sequence genome:
AGACTTCTCTTGAGTATTTAGTTTTCAGTATTAATTATGTCTGGACGCGGCAAACAAGGAGGGAAGGTTCAGGCTAAGGCAAAGACCCGCTCATCCCGGGCAGGACTCCAGTTCCCCGTCGGTCGTGTGCACAGACTTCTCCGCAAAGGGAACTATGCCGAGAGGGTGGGCGCCGGTGCTCCGGTCTACCTGGCCGCTGTGCTGGAGTATTTAACCGCTGAGATCCTGGAATTGGCCGGTAACGCCGCCCGGGACAACAAGAAGACCCGCAtcatcccccgtcacctgcagctggccgtgcgcaatgacgaggagcTGAACAAGCTGCTGGGTGGGGTGACCATCGCCCAGGGAGGCGTCCTGCCCAACATCCAGGCCGTGCTGCTGCCCAAGAAGACCGAGAGCAGCAAAGCGGCCAAGAGCAAGTGATCACCGCTTATCCCAGATCATCCCGAAcaccaaaggctcttctaagagccaccACATTGTCTCCTACAGAGCTGGCGCCGCTGATCTCgggtgtgatagggatctgggctgTTATAGGGATTAAACAACATCCGGCACATTTTATCTAGTATAGGACACAGTGCGGGTTGTGCAGAATGTAGtttgtattggaagggttaagtctCGTAATGAATACGTTTTCTCACGATATAGTTTACGGATCCTCCACAATAGACGGGACCGCAGTGTAGAGATGGCGCCCCCTATACTGTAGCCTCCTGTGTAATGGAAGCTCCTGAACACATCGGATCTCCAGCCACATTACACAGCGCGGCCTCCATCCAGCCGATCAGGGGGTCAGCGCTTCTCTATCGTTGGTTACATAAAGATCCCGGCACTCGCTGTATACAGTGACCGGGAATAATCGCCCCagagccggtgcattgccgtggaatgagatttgccatagaatgagatggtccgcctccatcacatcctattggctctctcttgtcacgtgacatatttaaacggcacgcatcgatgcgcacagcagtgtcagtttggctatcacagggagaggatctcctcaccctgtgatagctgaagctgtacggagctctcatggcctctgtggcccgacagaagttcacacatttacgtagctcatacggctggttcctatacatttactgttgatccacagcgctatcgggatcccgatgcccgatggcgctgtcatcagtgtgcgtccccgcgagcgccccacgcccgcagctctactccccgtcctccgccccccgcagctctactccccgtcccgttaacactCAGGGAGCGggaaacagaaagtagagcatcgggcgcaggttaagttatttgcgtagtgctgcgcatgcgcagtactactttacctgcgcccgatgctctactttctgttccccgctccctgagcgttaacgggacggggagtagagctacggagggacggggagtacagctgcgggcatggggcgctcgcggggacgcacactgatgacagcgccatcgggcgtaggaatccccatagcgctgtggatcgctccctgagcgttcacaggggacggggagtacagctgcgtaggacggggagtagagctgcgggggacggggagtagagctgcgggggacggggagtagagatgcgggggacgg
Encoded here:
- the LOC130331025 gene encoding histone H2A type 1-like, with protein sequence MSGRGKQGGKVQAKAKTRSSRAGLQFPVGRVHRLLRKGNYAERVGAGAPVYLAAVLEYLTAEILELAGNAARDNKKTRIIPRHLQLAVRNDEELNKLLGGVTIAQGGVLPNIQAVLLPKKTESSKAAKSK